ACCAAGATGCATTCTCTGAGGGAGGGCCTGCGTCAGTGTCAAATTGCTGACAAAGCAATTCGACAGCAGCTCAGCCTCAGCCtctcaatccatccatttcctcaGGCCACCTTTAAATGGTTGAAAAATATGTTCTATCCCTTTTTATCCTACCGCTGTGCCCATTGAGGATTTATACAAACATGCCTTGGGTGTTTTTGTGAGCTTTGGAAATAATTCACATTGATTCCCACCTGGCTGTATTCAGCACTCCGCCATAAATACACGGATTAATACATACagtgaagttttattttgaaaagcaaatggATTTCGGATAGAATATTGAAACTTGGTTGGTTAGAATTAGTTCTTTTTCAGTTTGATATGATCATTTACTGAGTCAAGTGTAAGGACTTTGCACCCTGAAAGCTAATTCTAAATAATCAAATTGGAAATCTCGGtcataattcttttttttttttgcttgcttgcttgcttttgcTCCAGTCAAGAACGCTCACCACCGAGGCTGCTTCAAATTGGTGAATGCCACTATCAACAACTTCCCTATCCACTCATTTCAAACCAATCTAACCACTCAGTCCTGCATCGAGACGTGCACCGACAAggtttgaatacatttttttccacatttcaaaCATAACGATTGTAGCAAGCCCCGTATTGCCTATGGCGGACTTCCATCCTagcatttgatttgaaatgaaaatacaatgtcaaatatttggtAGCTACTATATCTGCCCCCCAAAGCTGCCTGCacgattaaaataaatgagtgTTGTCAATGTGCAGGAACATGCGAGAAAATATAAAGGGCACTCCGATGAGTCACGTGAACATTTGTGCATCTGCTTTGTAGGAGCTCCCGCTTGCTGTGTTCAAGCATCCCCATTGTTTCTGTACTTGGACGTCGTCTCTCTTCAACTTGGACCAGCAATTTGCGAAAAATCGATGTATGGAGAACACTAGCCTGAGCGCCATTAGTAACTCCACGGCAACAACGCTCATTATGCAGGACTACTATCAGGTCTATCATACACCTGTCCTTGGTGAGCTATTTAGTAGGATTGAATTCTTGTCGTATATGCACTTATCAGTTTCTGGTGGCTTATTACTTTGGGGTGACTTCAAATTAATTCACCCTGCACTCTTTCAAtttcttgtaaaaaaataaaaataaaatccagacTCCAGGTGCAAGGAAAGGATGTTTCTACCAAAGAGATCCAGCTCACTTGTAGCTCTCTCCAGTTTCCCTGGTGCCGGCAACACTTGGGTCCGACACCTGATTGAGCTGATGACGGGCTACTACACGGGCAGCTTCTATTTTGACGGCACCTTGTATAGCAGAGGTGGGAATGGCATCATTTCCAATGTCTAAACAGCTGCCTTGCAGATGATCATTTGGCTTGGCTTCTACTTCTGCCAGGTTTCAAAGGAGAGAAAGACTTCTGGCGGAGCGGTCGCTGCATTTGCGTGAAGACTCACGAGAGTGGAAAGAAAGAGATTGAAATGTTCGACTCGGCCATCCTGCTGATTCGAAATCCTTATCGGTCTCTGATGGCCGAATTCAACCGCAAATGTGCTGGACATTTAGGACATGCGTCCGATGAGCAATGGAAAAGCAAAGGTAACGCTTCATATTGTTGTTTGAATCGGGTCCAATTTGTAATGATTCTAATCACGGACAATGGGAGTTAAACACAGACAGAGGGTGATCTAAAACAGCTGGACAAGTTGGCAAGTAAGCAAATGATAGCAGTTGTCTGCTCTAAGGGACAATGCGCATCTGCGAAAATCCTTTTGAGTCGTACAGAGCCAATGTTGCACAGTTGCCGCCTTGAATGAGTGCCCGGCCATTCTCCCGAATCTTCCCAGATTCGGTTGCTAGGCACCAGCTGAGAGCATCGGAGTTCTACGCTATTTGTCCTGATGGGACAGTCAATGAGCTACTCTGTTTAGGAAATGAGTCGCTGAGTTTCGTTCTGTTGAAGTTCCGAACACTAAAACAGTGGAAAAGCCCATTTCTAAAGCAATTAAGAGGTAAGACTATATTTTCCTGGTTCCGATTATTTAGCGACATGAGATCTTCTGGTCTAAAGTGTGCAGATAGAGAAGAAAACGGTGGCCTTGTCAAGTGCAAAGTTAAAGCAATAACGAGCTCAAAGTGGCTTATCTAGTTACGAGGCCTACCTCGGCCGCCATATTTACAATTTGATGCATCACGCGTGGGGACTTGGCAATGAGTCACATGGCAGCTACGGCTGGCTGCTTGTTTTCCATCTCTGATACTACACAGGAAGTAGGCAAATTCCCAGGACGActaaaatcccccccccccatcgaTCGCTCTCACACAGTACTGTGAGCTTTGAAAATAAACTCCTATTTTATCCTCTACGCGCCGAGACAAgcacacaaagaaatgaatCATTGTCACTGAAAGAGATATTCATTTGAGTTGCCAGCCACGGCAAtaccacacacaaagaaaaattgcCGTCTCCAACGACATGTCAGTACGGAAACGATTATGGAGTCGAGCTCTCCGATTCACAAGTGCAATTAACCGCATGCATGAATTCATGCGGTCCTCCATTCACACCATAAACAGTTTTgttctaaaaaaaagtcattagcACTGGTGGGAAATTGTGTGGACTGTATGGTTTGAACAGATAAACATTAGAAAGGGCAGTGTGCTGACCATGAGTTTAAATCTTCATTTTGCTTCTAAAAGAAACACATGAATTAATCATTTCTaaaacatacagtattttGTCTTCATAAGGAATAAAGTCCCATGGGATTTATGCTTGCAGTTTAGCTCTTTAGGCAATGTAGAACTTTTCAGGACAAAACCTTGCTTGCATTGTCTGCGTTAGATGTGGAGCCTGtggaaaatcaaataaataaaatgaatttgcATCAGAATGAtgggaaataataaaattacatCCACCACACTCAACTGAGCAGAGAGAGAATCTGCATCTCAATCAAGTTCATCAAAATCACACAACGGCAATTACGCCACAACTTAGACCAGCTCCAAGCTAATCTAAAGTCTAGTCTACTTTTGTTCAGCATTGGAACGGACATCATGGCGCATTGGACTCATGAATTTTGCTCAGATTAATCATTACAAGCATCAGAATCCTGACTCATGCAGGCAGCACATTCTGTGCACAAATAGACCAGTCAACTATTTGTCTTTCATGCATTTAATCCACTTAGTTTAGCCATTTGGAACGCGTTTCCTTGCTCATGATGCAAATGTTCCCAAATAATCCGAAACACTTTTGAAAACATACATTATGTATTACCATAACAAAGACAAATCACTTCACtttcatttgaaatcattCCACTGTATTTAATAGAAATGAAGCCATTTTACAAAGTAGCACAAGCTAatcaacaaaagaaatgcattatGTGTTAATGCAATCCTACGATTAAAGTACCCTGTTCGACATTCTAACATAATGTTGGCTACACAGGCCTTCCAAATTACAACGACACAAAAGGAGCTGGAATGAAAACACGTCACGACATGCATATGAAAAGCTTCCCCTGTGTATCACAATAAAAGAACATAAGCAGTGAGGAAAATGAAGCATCTGTCCAAGCAATCCTGTTCCGCTCTTTATTGCAGAATGGCCCGAATTCGTCTCCAGTTACGCCCCCTGGTGGGCATCCCACGCATTGAGTTGGTTGAAGTTTGGACGTCACCTACATGTGGTACACTACGAGGAGTTACAAACGGCTCTTCTCCCTCAGCTCCGGCTCATCATGGCTTTCCTGAACGTCACCGCGACTGACGAGCGGCTTATCTGCGCTCAGAGTAACCAAGATGGCTACTTTAAACGGGCCCGGCAGTTAACCTTTGACCCGTTTACACCTGACATGAGGCAAACGATTGACACCTTCATTCGTACTGTCGACGAGGCACTACAGAGCAGGAACTTCGGTGGAGTTCCGAGAGAATATTTACCCAGATGATGGCATGGAAAATAGAGAGCAAACCACACACAATGGCCAACGTAAGTGGACCAAGCGGTTCTTTGTCAGGCCAGATGTCCTTCGAGTGGAACCAAACGAGAGATTAGaggagaaaacaaatcattgCGCTATCGTACGGTGAACGCCGAAGCCTCTAAGCTGGACCTTTCTGTGAACAGCAAATATAAGGAATGCTAAGAGAGGATTTCGCaagatgtgtgtgcgtgtggcaCCAGAAGTGGATTATCCAGCATCGCGTCAAAAGAACGAGTGTGCAAATTGAAGATGGAAATAGTTCCCTCATCTTCTctgtcatattttcttttgtggtaCACCCGCAGAAGATAGCGACAGGTCTACATATCTACTATATCGCTCTCAAATTTGTTACCGGCTGCTGCACACTCGCAACGCATCTTTTAATTAAAACCATTTTCATTGCATTGTAAAACTCCAGTTGCTGAAATTGAATGACTGAAGGTATTGATTATCTTCATTTCAGAAGCCCACATCAGCTTGATTCCAAATTCcttttcaaacagactgcggctgataaaaatagcaaaaatatgtgaatatattttctgtttttttctaaataacaTTACAGCTCCAAGAGTGGCTTAGAACGATTACAGTCTGTATCTTTCTTTAAGCCAACCAAAAACATTGACAAGCAAATACACAAATCCTTTGGAGTGTGAGGAATACATACGACATAAGCTCTTCACCACCATGCCCACCttttgcccaaaaaaaaaaaagtgtctcagCAGTTATCTTTATGGATAGAGGCAGACAGAACGAAGTTGCATCTTTCAGCTTGGAGGCTTATTTGAATTCTCTTAAACAGGTGTTTTATTCACAGGTCATTTCACAATAAGCTTTGTTGGCAAAGCCCGACCTCAGCTGTCACAAAAACTTCAATGGATTGATATCTTCTGACATTTTAGTGGCTTGGAGTTACTCTCCCCAAGTTAAGGATGCAAAGCATGTGCCATTTCCGTCAAGGTGAAAGCCACACCGGTGAAAGACAAGAGAACACTGGAGAAGGAAGATAAGAGTGCTGCATGATGATCAAATTAAGTGATCTTCCCTACGTGAGCGAGCAGCAGATGTACGGATGTGTCTGCATTGTTCCCATCGCTTCACTGTCACCAGTGTAGGACAAAGACATCGGGAACGGAACATTCATTATAAATCACTTCTATTTCAAATCAGTATTGGTGAAAGAATTACAACTTTGCTTGTCCAGTTGACTACATTAAATCATGCTGAATGATTTAACGCCGGGGGAATCGATGGGACTTTAATCATTTGTGTTCTTGTAATTTGGTTGCTTTCCTTCAGCACAAATAGTAGGTAAACAAGGACCAAAAGTCAACACCGTCACATTGTGGTTAACTTTGAATAAATCCAATTGAGCAATTCAGGCCATAGCCAGAACTTTTTCAATAGTGAGGATCTTacacagaaagacaaaaaatatatagatattTCTAATAATCAAATTACTCAATGTAATAATACTCAAATGGAGCTTTGCAGGAGGAAAAGAAGTCAACACAAAGAAGAGCCACAACATTCATTCCATGCAAAAGTTGTTATCCTTCCAATCTCggaaaaacaacacatctaTCACGGTTGATGCCCGAGATGTCTGTCCAATTTTAGCCGAGAAAACTCCACTTCTACTTGAGGATGCATGTTGCggcatctctctctctcttgcactGTTCCCTTTTTTATAAACTCTCCCTGGTGagcctatttatttatttagaattGACTTGACCATGctctgtttaaaaaacaaatcagaagCGGTTCACTCGTTATTCAGCACTTCAGGAGTTCAGGGTATACTTTTTATTACTGAAGTAATTAAAGGACACCTTTTTACATTTAGTACTTAAAGGCATATTATTCTGAAGTTAGTAAAATATCGACAAAAgccaatgtgtttttaataaagAATGACAGATTTATGTATTATTCAGCATACATAAGACTGGATGCATCCAAAACTCAATTTATTTGTGTCGATCTCTAATCACAAATGCCGCTAGGAATTCCTGTCAATTATTCTGTAGACAACCACTTACAGGAAATGACACACtgaaatatttatacaaatCTAATGGAAAGcgatttgatcatttttatgaaaataacTCCTGATCAGTCCAGCCTGCAATAATGATAATTacttaattataattattttcacGTTTTGAGTGATTCACTGTCATTCACAGATTTATGTTGATTTtacaaaatcaaaactaaTACATATGTAGCCCAtaattaaaaagattaaattgatgaaaataattcaaaatgaaCTACGCCATGGTTACTTTTTGAGTGACAGCGCCACTCTGTGGTGATTCCAGGTATATTTTCTATACTCTATTACAATAATACATCATTTATATGAACCTAGTCAACAGACAGATTTTATTAAGATAAAACCTTTTATTGTCATGCTCATGaatacgtgttttttttttgggcttttaTTGGAGTatgcagaaaacaaaacacacaacattACGGACATCATTGATAAGAGTTGGCAGGGCACTCAGCGAGACAGGGAGCATCcttttttattgacatttgcaaaaacattGCCGAGGTTACGTTTCAtttctgaaaaaaacatttccaaatgtcAAATGCCTCTCTACAGActggaaaaaataatcatcgCCTTTGCACttgcgttaaaaaaaacacaaaacgttGAGTGGTAAAACCTCTCCTTGAGTAAATTAAATCAATTTGCCCTTTCCAGTTGAATTTCATTACCCAAACAAATTCTACCAGACAAGCTAAAAGGTGAcacggaaatggaaaatgtcaCATGTAAACAAGCGTCTCATTTCCCTCCTCCAGACAGGTGTCACCACAATTGACTTTCGGGCCCAATTcaaatgaatcatttcaaacaaacacatcattCATGCCCATGGAAGATCTAGTCTGGTGTTCAAAGAGAGTAAAAAGTCACCACAGTAAGATAATGAAAAGATTGCTATAGCCTGAAAGCCATCCAACTTGCATGGGACAActcatttgtgcattttgagTAAATCCTAGCGAGCATTCTTCACAAATACACAGTGAATTAATGTGCACTTCACCAGAGCATTTGCATAAAACCACTGCTGTGACAAGGAACATTTGCGTAGGTGCACTTCTGTCACCTGCTGCGAAATCTCCCTGGGTAACAGTCATGTCAGTCTAATGCCTACTGACAGCATGGCAGCcacttgtcattttgtaaacagAGGAATTGATGCTCACTTGCATTTCTGGATTACAAGACGCACCAGATCAAGTTAGGGGGAAATCCTGTTTGGTTAATAAAGAAGAATTGTAGTGTACACGAGACGTTTGTCAAAAATTGGATGTGTGAAAGTAagattttattgttgttgctaCTTTTGGTTAAAGCCCTAAAGGTTGCTGCTGTTACAATTCTTGTCTAATTATACTGCTGTCAAGGatgatgtattattattattattattattatttggcaaagtGAACTTTTCCAATGTACCACTAGATGATGCCAGAGCTCCTTTCGGGGAAGAAACAGGCCGCAGATGTTCCAATCCAATCACAAGCAGTTTTGAGAATGACCCATACACTTGGTTTCATAACACTATGCTGAAGTGATTGAAATTCGAGATTATTAGACATTAACATTATTTTGAATTAATAACTGCACTGACGTAAAACACAGAGCAGAATATCTGCCTGTCTTCAATGAATGTGTTGAACAGGTGTGTCAGTCAGTCTGTGAAGGACAAAGATGTCCCCCCCAAATCCCGCTCCTGTAACGACGCTTCACGGTGTGAGCAGCAGGACAAGAGGAATGATGCCTGGCTGCAATCGTGACGTTGTGACACTGTGAAAAATGAATCACATAAGTGCACAGGTTTGTACGGAGAAGTCAGAGACTGGCTCGTAGTCATAACCTGCAGGTCTCAAATCATTTTGTCTTGGGTAAGTCAAGTAACGGAAAAGTCAAGTCCAATGTGAAACCACCTTTTTTCATACAGTATCTGGTCTTATTGTAAGTGATATGCATATATAACACCTCTCAAAAATAATGTGGGCTACTCTAATTAGACACCACTTCATAAGTCAATCATCTTTTAAAAGTTttcatcaatttatttaaaatctattttaaattgtctgctgacagtttctttttttttttactgacatTAACAAATTTCTTAACCCCATACTCTGAGCAAAATTTAAAGCCTTTGAATTTTGAAGAATATATGCCCTTGCAATATTTAGGAACACGTCTTGTAAACAAGCCCTGCAGTCAAGTTGAACagtaagctaatgctagcaaTGCATTTAACACATGATTGTGTTCCCCGAGAATAAAATAGCACCTTCAATGCAATGCATCCGatacaactactcaaaatacaTCCACAAGTGAAAACATCTAAAATCTGCAgactgatgctaatgctatgaaaacGAGGGCATCATAGACAGGCAATaatataaaagtaaaatacagttgatattttttgtgtcatctcaagcCTACCGCTTTACTGTGCCCGTCGTTTCCATTGATGGAAGGAAGTCAACTCTCAATGAAACCAAGTCTTTTGGCAAATCCTTCTCTCCACTTCGGCATCGTTGAAttgtttggactacaaaagtcCTTCCGGGTAATAAAGATGGCGGATTAGAGAAACCGATTGGCTGCACCCATAATTACCTTGTTTAGTCGTGCCGCCCCAAAGACGGGGACATAAACGATAAAAATGCATAATAGATAATAGATGAAACCGAACGGAGTAGAAAATAATCCCCCAAATAGATGATAAAAGTATCTAGCAAACACCTGGAGGGATAGATTAAAATTTTCTACAATCCTAGACTCCAAgtgcacaataaaatgtatttaaaagctaaaaaatatatatgacgAAGGTGCAAATAACTATCTTTCAGACAGTGCGAACAATTAGTATTAGTTTTTTATGGCAtttctaaaatatatattatgaaTTAGAGCAATTATGGTAGTGTACCAAACAGAGTCCATTCAGTAAGTGCAAGTCTAtaccaaacaaacattttacacaaatcATTTTGCACTCACATTTTCTGAACATgaatttcatctttttatttacacaGCCCAAAATGATTCACACAATTGAATTTGCCGTTGTGAAATACAAAATTCACATCAACTCTCAATTTAGCATGGCTAAGAAAAACATTCCTTTTACATGTTTTGCAgcctaatgtgtgtgtgtgtgtggtagtGATGATTTGATGCATGATGCAATTTATCTGAAGCGTAACGCTCGGCCACAAAAAGTACACTTGGAATGTTCCGGACTTATCACAAAAGCCATAGAATGTTGAACAATAGCTTTAACAATAATTAGTCACAGCTAGGCAGAAAGTATGTAATCCAATTATAGCGGCTGTCACAACGCAGCCCTCCCAAACTCCCCCATGTAGATATTTAATCTGATTGAAGGAATTATTTTGGTGATGTCACCACATTTGTGCAATTTGTTGTGCTTAAGGTGTAACTATATTGCTTCTGCCAATCACAACAATTGCTCTATGCTGAGA
The sequence above is drawn from the Syngnathus acus chromosome 14, fSynAcu1.2, whole genome shotgun sequence genome and encodes:
- the wscd1b gene encoding WSC domain-containing protein 1; protein product: MAVLHSRLHCPLKQAQMLLLCLGIAYLMAGSVLLMHRSNLRVGQPTSLLALPPLLSLVAPPTTLQTAGLGLRIRSRWATVQFASGAGIKVGRHWPSPSPGVQHLHRHWFHAILPESSENAAPVRKKLSHKGTYIGCFSHNTSERALGGILLYDLRKMTSSLCHDTCSESGYQFAGLEYGAECHCGNKINSRQVAEEDCNLACRGERSSPCGGVGRLSIYKVQEQMPGHRKFKNAHHRGCFKLVNATINNFPIHSFQTNLTTQSCIETCTDKELPLAVFKHPHCFCTWTSSLFNLDQQFAKNRCMENTSLSAISNSTATTLIMQDYYQVYHTPVLDSRCKERMFLPKRSSSLVALSSFPGAGNTWVRHLIELMTGYYTGSFYFDGTLYSRGFKGEKDFWRSGRCICVKTHESGKKEIEMFDSAILLIRNPYRSLMAEFNRKCAGHLGHASDEQWKSKEWPEFVSSYAPWWASHALSWLKFGRHLHVVHYEELQTALLPQLRLIMAFLNVTATDERLICAQSNQDGYFKRARQLTFDPFTPDMRQTIDTFIRTVDEALQSRNFGGVPREYLPR